One part of the Deltaproteobacteria bacterium genome encodes these proteins:
- a CDS encoding FxsA family protein, whose amino-acid sequence MLLKLFLAFTLIPVAEIYLLIKVGSSIGAVNTVILVIVTGFVGAYLARLQGMQTMFRVRSSLQQGIMPAEELVDALLIFVAGVVLLTPGFLTDAAGLLLLFPKTRYYFKRLLNQKLDQWIENQDINVTRYP is encoded by the coding sequence ATGCTACTCAAACTTTTTCTCGCATTTACCCTGATTCCAGTCGCCGAAATCTACCTGCTCATCAAAGTCGGCTCCTCCATCGGCGCAGTTAACACGGTGATACTTGTCATAGTCACCGGTTTTGTGGGAGCATACCTGGCCCGTTTGCAGGGTATGCAGACCATGTTCCGGGTTCGTTCCAGTTTGCAGCAGGGGATCATGCCCGCCGAAGAGTTGGTGGATGCCCTGCTCATCTTCGTGGCCGGGGTCGTCCTACTCACGCCAGGTTTTCTCACCGATGCGGCCGGACTGCTCCTTCTTTTTCCCAAGACACGCTACTACTTTAAACGGTTGCTAAATCAGAAACTCGATCAGTGGATCGAAAATCAAGACATCAATGTGACCCGCTATCCGTAA
- a CDS encoding enoyl-CoA hydratase/isomerase family protein, producing MEFIQLEQQDGVALLKLNRGVINALNLQVLQEVGEALQGVKDDPQVCGLVLTSANDKFFSIGFDLPELFPLPPQEFAAFFRAYNLLCLDLYTFPKPTATALTGHATAGGCILALCIDYRFMAEGRRLMGVNEIRLGVPITYLADCILRQLLGERQAREVVYFGELYPPQEALQMGMVDQVFPLEEVVSAAVKKVKDLGEMPLDALALDKRLRVRAIEAQVLSYLEEEERLFLEQWYSPEARQQLKEAIEKFVPKE from the coding sequence ATGGAGTTCATACAGCTTGAGCAGCAGGATGGGGTAGCCCTGTTGAAGCTGAACAGGGGGGTCATCAACGCTCTCAACCTGCAGGTCCTACAGGAGGTGGGCGAGGCCCTGCAGGGGGTAAAAGATGACCCCCAGGTGTGTGGCCTGGTGCTTACCAGCGCCAACGACAAGTTCTTCTCCATCGGGTTCGATCTGCCCGAACTCTTTCCCCTTCCTCCTCAGGAGTTTGCGGCCTTTTTCCGGGCTTACAACCTCCTCTGTCTGGACCTCTACACCTTTCCTAAGCCCACGGCCACCGCCCTTACAGGACATGCGACGGCCGGGGGATGTATCTTGGCCCTCTGCATTGACTATCGCTTCATGGCCGAGGGGCGCAGACTGATGGGGGTTAACGAGATCAGGCTGGGGGTGCCCATTACCTATTTGGCCGATTGTATACTGCGGCAGTTGCTGGGGGAGCGCCAGGCCCGGGAGGTGGTCTACTTTGGTGAGCTCTATCCCCCCCAGGAGGCCCTCCAGATGGGGATGGTAGACCAGGTCTTTCCCCTGGAGGAGGTAGTATCGGCAGCCGTGAAGAAGGTCAAGGATTTGGGCGAGATGCCTCTGGATGCCCTTGCGTTAGACAAACGCCTTCGAGTGCGGGCCATAGAGGCCCAGGTCTTGTCATACTTGGAGGAAGAGGAAAGGCTGTTCCTGGAGCAGTGGTACTCTCCTGAGGCCCGCCAGCAACTTAAAGAGGCCATAGAGAAATTTGTCCCCAAGGAGTGA
- a CDS encoding HD domain-containing protein yields the protein MERTFIDQVRENDQVEGVFWVKEKAMITSRAGTPYLRVRLADRTGEIEGRIWDRVEEFADLFEREDFIRIKAQATSYHEQLQLNIKSLKKSGEDEVFLEDFLPASTRDPEEMLAELVEIAKAIENPYLKELVMAFLGAEEFTALFKRAPAAKRLHHAYLGGLLEHTLSVVKLIQEIKGHYEGINHDLLLTGGILHDVGKVHELAYNIAFDYTDEGRLLGHIVMGVDMVEKEISRIEDFPPELAMLIKHLIISHHGQYEWGSPKRPKTLEANILYYLDDLDAKVNGIKEFMKKGEEGARWTDFHRMFDRFFYKGDGEER from the coding sequence ATGGAGAGGACCTTCATTGACCAGGTAAGGGAGAACGATCAGGTAGAGGGTGTTTTCTGGGTCAAGGAGAAGGCGATGATTACCTCCCGCGCCGGGACCCCCTATCTCAGGGTACGGCTTGCTGACCGCACCGGGGAGATAGAGGGGAGGATCTGGGACAGGGTCGAGGAGTTCGCTGACCTCTTTGAGCGGGAGGACTTCATCAGGATCAAGGCCCAGGCCACCTCTTATCATGAGCAACTCCAGTTAAACATCAAGTCCCTCAAAAAGTCCGGCGAGGACGAGGTCTTCCTGGAGGATTTCCTGCCTGCGAGCACCAGGGACCCTGAGGAGATGCTGGCCGAGTTGGTCGAGATCGCCAAGGCCATCGAGAACCCATACCTCAAGGAATTGGTCATGGCCTTTTTGGGTGCAGAGGAGTTCACGGCCCTCTTCAAGCGGGCCCCGGCTGCCAAGCGGCTCCACCACGCCTATCTCGGAGGGTTGCTGGAGCACACCCTGTCCGTTGTCAAGCTCATCCAGGAGATCAAGGGGCACTATGAGGGGATCAACCACGATCTGCTGCTTACCGGGGGGATCCTGCACGACGTGGGCAAGGTCCACGAACTCGCTTACAACATTGCCTTTGACTACACCGATGAAGGGAGATTGTTGGGGCATATCGTCATGGGGGTGGACATGGTTGAGAAGGAGATCTCCCGGATCGAGGATTTCCCTCCAGAACTTGCCATGCTGATAAAACACCTGATCATCAGCCACCACGGACAGTATGAGTGGGGCTCACCCAAGCGGCCCAAGACCCTGGAGGCCAATATCCTCTACTACCTTGACGACCTCGACGCCAAGGTCAACGGGATCAAAGAATTTATGAAGAAGGGCGAGGAAGGAGCGCGCTGGACCGATTTCCATCGTATGTTTGACCGGTTCTTTTATAAGGGGGATGGGGAGGAGAGGTAG
- a CDS encoding MBL fold metallo-hydrolase — MIDLKPIKEVKITILIDNYIDVLLPSDDRVQRPPLVKGGQMTKNPVAEHGLSLLIDADGERFIMDFGLTAFGLIHNMEVLGVDPDSIPFGVLSHGHHDHLGALYALLERRKGPFALYLHGDALLERRYLSLPSGEGFYFPRVERERMEGHGAKVKVLQGPESILEGRCLISGEIPRVTDFERGLPGAYYEEEGKRLKDQLRDDMSLYFHVQGKGLLVVSGCAHAGIVNSVLYGVRLSGIEKVYGILGGFHLTGPGMAEALPKTLDHLMEFSPQVICPMHCTGWESQRRLREVFGDRFILSSAGSTLNLSG, encoded by the coding sequence ATGATCGATCTGAAACCCATAAAAGAGGTCAAGATCACTATCCTTATTGATAATTATATCGACGTCCTGCTCCCCTCTGATGATCGGGTGCAGAGGCCACCCCTGGTAAAAGGAGGGCAGATGACCAAAAACCCGGTAGCAGAGCATGGCCTCTCCCTCCTCATCGATGCCGACGGGGAGAGGTTTATCATGGACTTCGGCCTCACCGCATTTGGGCTCATCCACAACATGGAGGTCCTGGGGGTTGACCCAGATAGCATCCCCTTTGGTGTCCTCAGTCATGGCCACCACGACCATCTAGGGGCTTTATACGCCCTCCTGGAGCGGAGAAAAGGGCCCTTTGCCCTTTACCTACATGGAGACGCCCTCCTGGAGCGCAGATACTTATCCCTCCCTTCGGGTGAGGGGTTTTACTTCCCCCGGGTGGAGAGGGAGCGTATGGAGGGCCACGGTGCAAAGGTAAAAGTCCTCCAGGGTCCGGAGTCGATCTTGGAGGGAAGATGTCTCATCTCCGGGGAGATACCACGGGTGACTGACTTCGAGCGGGGGCTGCCCGGCGCCTATTATGAGGAGGAAGGGAAAAGGTTAAAGGACCAGTTGCGGGACGACATGTCCCTCTACTTTCACGTGCAGGGGAAGGGCCTTCTAGTGGTCTCTGGATGTGCCCATGCCGGCATCGTCAACTCGGTCCTCTACGGGGTGAGGCTTTCGGGGATCGAGAAGGTCTACGGGATCTTAGGGGGGTTCCACCTAACAGGGCCGGGGATGGCGGAGGCCCTCCCCAAGACTCTGGACCACCTCATGGAGTTCTCCCCCCAGGTCATCTGTCCCATGCACTGCACCGGCTGGGAGTCACAGCGGAGGCTGCGGGAGGTCTTCGGAGATCGATTTATCCTCTCCTCGGCAGGGAGCACCCTGAACCTCTCAGGTTAG
- a CDS encoding MetS family NSS transporter small subunit: protein MSTGAWIMLIFGCVVLYGGLTWSLLRTKKRRRS from the coding sequence ATGAGCACCGGGGCCTGGATCATGTTGATATTCGGTTGTGTGGTACTCTACGGTGGTCTGACGTGGAGTCTGCTTCGCACAAAGAAGCGTAGAAGGTCTTAA
- the thiL gene encoding thiamine-phosphate kinase has translation MKLAEIGEFGLIKVIKGLADKGEGVVMGIGDDVAVLKSSSGKLLLVTTDILLQEVHFRLEFIDPYHLGRKALGVNLSDIAGCGGVPRAFLVSLVIPPEEEVSLVQALYQGMMEVAAEFGVSLVGGDTSRGEGLLISITLLGEGEEGQILYRHGAKAGDQIFVTGTLGDAALGLKMLKKGKRDGGPVQRHVTPTPRIKEGREIARRALATSMIDISDGLLADLGHIVEASRVGGEIWLSRLPLSEEYREGIEEYSSDSYLLALTGGEDYELLFTSPPGREEEVRELAKELGTPITPIGEIVEASQGIKVYGEDGRKYSIKEIGHDHFKT, from the coding sequence ATGAAGCTCGCAGAGATCGGTGAATTCGGCCTCATCAAGGTCATCAAGGGGTTGGCCGACAAGGGGGAGGGGGTGGTGATGGGGATCGGAGATGATGTGGCGGTCCTCAAATCCTCCTCAGGGAAGTTGCTGCTGGTCACTACCGATATCCTTCTCCAAGAGGTACACTTCAGGTTAGAGTTTATCGACCCCTATCACCTGGGGAGGAAGGCCCTGGGGGTGAACCTCAGCGACATAGCGGGCTGTGGGGGGGTCCCGAGGGCCTTTCTGGTTTCCTTGGTTATCCCACCAGAGGAGGAGGTGAGTTTAGTGCAGGCCCTCTATCAGGGGATGATGGAGGTGGCGGCGGAATTTGGTGTATCGCTGGTGGGTGGGGATACCTCCAGGGGAGAAGGGTTACTGATCTCCATAACCCTCTTGGGGGAGGGAGAAGAGGGGCAGATCCTCTACCGCCACGGGGCCAAGGCCGGGGATCAGATCTTCGTGACCGGGACGTTGGGGGATGCGGCCTTGGGCCTGAAGATGTTGAAAAAGGGAAAAAGGGATGGGGGTCCGGTTCAACGACACGTCACCCCCACCCCTCGGATCAAAGAGGGGAGAGAGATCGCCCGTCGGGCCCTAGCGACCTCCATGATCGATATCAGCGATGGTCTCTTAGCCGATCTGGGACACATAGTGGAGGCGAGCAGGGTAGGGGGGGAGATATGGCTCTCCCGTCTTCCCCTCTCCGAGGAGTACAGGGAGGGGATCGAGGAGTACAGCTCAGATTCCTACCTGTTGGCCCTCACGGGGGGAGAGGACTATGAGTTGCTGTTCACCTCCCCGCCGGGGCGGGAGGAGGAGGTAAGAGAGCTGGCCAAGGAGTTAGGTACCCCTATTACCCCTATTGGGGAGATAGTCGAGGCCTCCCAGGGGATAAAGGTCTATGGGGAGGATGGGAGGAAATATTCCATTAAGGAGATAGGCCATGACCACTTTAAGACCTGA
- a CDS encoding sodium-dependent transporter, with protein sequence MAERRENWRGRPYFLMAAIGSAVGLGNVWRFPYIAYANGGGAFLIPYFVALLTAGIPLMMLEYALGVKMQGAPHVAFSKIKRGLEWVGWWSILAAFVIITYYAVVMAWCWNYLYHSFTLAWGKDAGGFFVTKVLQRTGGPAELGGIPMGILLGLLITWVVIYLIIYKGIGRVAKVVMATVPLPIILIAILVVRGITLPGAVDGLNFYLAPDFSKLLEPKVWLAAYGQIFFSLSLAMGIMIVYASYLPNDSDVTNNAFITSFANCGTSFFAGFAIFSTLGYLAHVTGVDISKVAVAGPGLAFVTIPTAISKLPFAAAFFGAVFFLMLLTLAVDSLFSLVEADVTAMIDKWGVRRERVAFVICLVAFLIGLLYTSRGGIYWLDIVDHWINNYGLPAIGLAEVIVIGFVFGTKPFRRFLNSVSEIRVGVWWDYMIKIVTPIILGATLITSFCGEVKKAYEGYPMWALIIGGWAIVVGIVILSFVLMRARGKEGGSR encoded by the coding sequence ATGGCTGAGCGAAGGGAGAACTGGAGGGGTAGGCCCTATTTTTTGATGGCGGCGATAGGTTCTGCCGTTGGGCTCGGGAACGTCTGGCGTTTCCCATACATCGCCTATGCCAATGGGGGTGGGGCCTTTCTCATCCCCTATTTTGTGGCCCTGCTCACTGCCGGCATCCCCCTGATGATGTTGGAGTATGCATTGGGGGTAAAGATGCAGGGGGCACCCCATGTGGCCTTTTCTAAGATAAAAAGAGGGCTGGAATGGGTTGGATGGTGGTCCATATTGGCCGCCTTTGTGATCATCACCTATTATGCGGTGGTCATGGCATGGTGTTGGAACTACCTTTATCACTCCTTTACGTTGGCCTGGGGGAAGGATGCAGGTGGATTCTTTGTGACAAAGGTATTACAGAGGACAGGGGGACCAGCCGAGCTCGGTGGTATCCCCATGGGGATACTGTTAGGCTTATTGATCACGTGGGTGGTCATATATCTTATCATCTATAAAGGGATTGGTCGGGTCGCAAAGGTGGTCATGGCGACCGTCCCCCTCCCTATCATATTAATCGCTATCTTGGTCGTGAGGGGTATAACCCTGCCGGGGGCAGTAGATGGTCTCAACTTTTATCTTGCCCCTGACTTTTCCAAGCTATTGGAACCCAAGGTCTGGCTGGCGGCCTATGGCCAAATATTCTTTTCCCTGAGTCTTGCCATGGGCATCATGATCGTCTACGCTAGTTATTTACCGAACGATAGCGATGTGACCAATAATGCCTTTATCACCAGTTTCGCCAATTGTGGTACCAGCTTCTTCGCCGGCTTTGCCATCTTTAGCACCCTTGGCTACCTGGCGCACGTCACCGGCGTTGATATCTCTAAGGTGGCCGTGGCCGGCCCAGGGTTGGCCTTTGTCACCATCCCCACGGCCATCTCCAAGTTACCTTTTGCCGCTGCCTTCTTTGGGGCCGTTTTCTTTCTTATGCTTTTAACCCTGGCAGTGGACTCCCTGTTCTCCTTGGTGGAGGCTGATGTCACGGCCATGATCGACAAGTGGGGGGTTCGGAGAGAGAGGGTTGCCTTTGTGATCTGTCTTGTGGCCTTCCTCATCGGCCTACTGTACACCTCCAGGGGGGGAATATATTGGTTGGATATCGTCGATCACTGGATAAACAACTATGGCCTCCCGGCAATAGGACTGGCAGAGGTGATTGTCATTGGGTTCGTCTTCGGTACGAAGCCCTTCAGGAGGTTCCTAAACTCCGTCTCTGAAATCAGAGTGGGGGTCTGGTGGGATTACATGATTAAGATAGTTACCCCGATAATATTGGGTGCCACACTCATCACCAGCTTCTGTGGAGAGGTCAAGAAGGCATATGAGGGTTATCCTATGTGGGCCCTCATCATAGGGGGATGGGCGATAGTTGTGGGGATAGTCATCCTCTCCTTTGTTTTAATGAGGGCAAGGGGAAAAGAAGGAGGGAGTAGATGA